catggcacacgaTTCACTCCGGATTGATTTATCAAgacattctcttttgagtgttcaagttagctACAAACATATAACTTTAAGGCACTTTTAGCCAGAGTCAACCATTGAGACTAGGCACTACACTCTAGTGTCGATTTGTGTTCAGGTGTACTAACGCCAAGGGATTCTCTTTCTATTCAGCTCGTAGCCCATCAATGctaaataaaactaaaaacaaaataaacaaaaactacctacacccggttcaagcaaaaagaaccgtggcccaaaaaaaatcaagggggagttactacactacctaaaaataaaataaaaaatctttttggtattttctctagactaacttccctcaagaaCTGTCGCAAATATCCGTCATTAGGAAGagtagcttatatatatatatatatatatatatatatatatatatatatatatatatatatatatatatatatatatatattcttttgtTCGACTTATGTCCCTGAAGAGACCTATCGAAAGGTGTCCGTCGTTGGGACAAGTCGAAGTTAATTACATGATCCTACCCTActaatcaatcaaaaataaagCACAAAATTAAAACAACAGCATGCAAGGTTACACAATCTATTTacaactcaacaatcccccacccTACACTTAAAAATATGACATGCCCCCGTGTCAAAAAATAAAGAGCAGAGTAAGGAGGGGGACTTCCCTGAAGATCAATCCTTATCAAAGACGGTGCCAGGATCGAGGTGACATGCTCGTCCTAGCACTCGAAGCCATCCCATAATCTTCTTCTCCGACTTTGACTATTGAGTGGTCAGAGTCTCAACTCTGGTGCCCAAGTCTGTGACAGAAGTGCGGAGACCAGCCATATCCTGCTCCATGGCTGTCATGCGGGTACTACGGTGAGGCTGTGAAGGGCCAGCCTCATCAACTCTTGTAGGTGGTGGGATCTCAGCTGCCTCAACATTACCATCATCCGATTCATCAACATTCACCACCGGCTCTATCCCAATTCTGATTTTTCTTGCTAGGAACAGGGCTTTTAGTGGCAATTTCCCATCAACTCTAGGGTCTTCAGGGACTCTAGCAAGACGGCACAGCCTGGTGACTAGATAAGGAAAGTAGAAGCCTTTGAGCAACTCAGGTGATCTAATGAGCATCTCGTCATGGAGGAGCCGGGCCACATCAAAATCCCTATGGGCCATGAAGCAGTAGATCGCTACCGCTCGTGGTAGATTGACATCGGTCGTATTGCTGGAGAGCAACAACCAACTGTTGATAATTGTTAGCCAACACTTAGCCTTCCAATTGAGAGACTGGGAGTTAAGTGTGAtcatgtgctttatccatatgtaATATCTGTCTGGCACACAGATAGTTTCAAGAAGAATTGCCTACAAGGCACTTGATCGGCTAAAGGTACGATAGGCATCGGCTTCCCCCCTGAACACTGGCAGCCGGTACACCCTACGGATGGCCTCGATGGATGCATTTACCTGGGTATTGCGCACAGTAACAACCCAATTCTCATGTTTCGGGCAGTTAGCATAGAACTCCTTTACCATCTAAACATTGGCTTCCTCCGATACCTCGAAGAGGATGTCCAGCTGACATCTCCTCAACTCATTGAAGATATTCGGGCATTCCACCTCTAAGGCTTCTCGGTCAATATGTACCTCATGTAGCAATTTCTTAGCTGCCTTTGCATTGTATCTATCCTCCACCGGTTTGGAGACAAACCTGGTGTTGCCAAATTGTGGTGCACTGGCTTGACCCCTGGCCCTCGAGGAGCTTCCCGGTTCACTAGCGGAGGATCCGGTGTTGCGTCTCTTCCTAGATGGATGCATTATACCTATCAAACAGAGAAACGTCTATCAGTGAGTGTGTGAAATGTGTGACTATGGGTAgttactcaaacttcaccacAACCATGTCACATTAGCCCTTATAACTCCATTGAGGCAATTtcccaaacaccttgtgggcaagACAATTTTTTCATATACATAGCCCATATGGATACATCAAAGCTTCCCCCAAATCAAAGATTCTACTACACCATCACACCCCATAATACTTCGTTCAACACCCACAAACATACACTTCTCCACCATATTATACACATAGCCCCTTCACAAGTAAGTATATAAatgaaattcaaaagaaaaaaagaagacaaatGACAAAAATCTAATAAATATTACTACACACTTACAAACATTAGGGTAGCATACAActacaaaaaaatacaaaagaaaaggtaGGGGGTAGGAATTACATACTTTGATGGAAGAAGGAGTGAGAGGAATGGAGATGGGGGAAGTAGGatgagtgaagaagaagaagaagaagagatgcGGGATTTGAGATTAaggttttagagagagagagatggggAATAAAGAAGGGGGGTGGGTGGGTATTGTGGAAATAAAGAAGGGGGAGGGTGTttgaaaacaagagaaaataaaaaaattaatttgaacTTACATGGGCTACTATTTTTTTCGCGTCACCGCGGTCCTGCCGCGGTCCCACTGCGGCTGCGGTGGGTTAACTAACTCGAGGTAGTGTAACAGGATTTTACAGCGGTCCCACCACGGTTGCAGTGGGTTGACGTCCTGAGGTAGAATGCTCGCCTCTCACCGCAGTCCTACCGTGGTTCTGCCTAGTTTGTTTTTTACTTAGAGGAAGTTACATAAGAAAACACTAACAACAACGTTCGTGGGTTGACTCCCACGCAAtgtctgatttaacgtcgcggcacgacgcaaacAAGCACATTTAAGGTTCGCTCGGTCTCTGAGGTTGCGTCAGGTGGATCTCTGACACTTCATTTGGTTCTTTCATACCTATGTATAGCttcaatctctgcccattgactctaaatgtatgaGAGTCTTTCTCTGAGACATCTCTATAGCCCCTGAAGGTAATACTTCAACCACTTGAAATGGACCAGACCATTGTGACTTAAGCTTGCCCGGGAACAAACGTAATCTTGAGTTATAGAGAAATACCATATCCCCGGGTTTGAAATGTCACTCAACAATGTTCTGGtcatgcaacctcttcattctttccttgtacaaccttgttCTCTCAAAAGCAATATGTcagaactcatcaagctcatgcAATTCAGTGATTCTCGTTGTGCCCGCAACCTCAATGTctaggttcagatgttgcagtgCCCACTAAtctttatgttcaagttccactggtaAGTGGCAGACCTTTCTGAACACTAAtttatatggtgacataccaattggtgttttaaaaGTAGTTCTATAAGcctagagtgcatcatctagctttttcgcccaatcagttcttgtggcattcatagtcttggttagcacactctttatctctctattagaCACTTCCACTTGTCCACTGGTCTGTGGGTGATAAGGGGTAGctaccttgtggcgtacatcatactttgctaGCAACTTCTCAAAGGCTCTATTGCAGAAGTGggtgcctccgtcactgataatcgctctcggggtcccaaaacgggtgaatatgttcttcttcaaaaaccccaccaccactcttgcatcattagtaAGCAACGCTGCAGCTtttacccatttggacacgtaatccacagtaacaagtatgtacttattgccaaaggagctggagaagggtcccatgaagtcaattccCCAAACATCAAACACTTCCAATACTTGAATCGGGTTCATGGGCATATCATGGCGACGAGAAATGTTCCTGGTTCGCTGACATTTATTGCAGCCCATCACCCATTGGTGCACATCTTTAAATACTGTTGGCCAAAAGAAACCGGCCTCTAGCACTTTTGCAGCTGCcctgactcctccaaaatgcccTCCATACGCTGACgcatgacatgcctgcaaaacagaagattgttctatctcggggacgcaCCTCCGAATCATATTATCAACACAtattcaaaacaggtaaggttCATCCCAATATTACATATGGCAGTCACGATAAAaccttttcttttgtacagaggaaaggtcatagggaactataccgctagccaggtaatttgcaaagtctgcataccatggaacttcctcaagactagtagcaagcagctgctcgtctggaaaggtttccagaatatcctcaacctcaactgagttttcagctccctcaagtcgtgatagatggtCAGCGACTTGGTTTTCTATGCCCTTACAGTCACGAATTTTGAGGTCAAATTCTTGCAGtagcaacacccaacgaatcaggcgcaGCTTAGACTCCTTCTTTTCAATCAAGTACCTGAATTTGTCGTAAGCAAACACCACCGCCAACATCTCCTTCTCTGTCACAGTGTAGTTCAACTGGGCTCCACTCAGTGTTCTACTGACACAGTAGATTGGAtgcattagcttgtctttccGCTGTCCCAACACTGCCACCACTGCgtagtcactagcatcacacatgagttcgaaaggttgctcccagtcgggggcaacaatgatgggtgttgtgactagcctctttttcaactcctcgaatgctaccctgcaatcatcaaaaaacaagaaaggatgatctttttctaacaactaaCAGAGAGggtttgagatttttgagaagtctcttatgaatctccggtagaaactGGCATGCCTgaggaagctcctgattgccttgactgaagtTGGAGGTGGCAGCTTTGCTATCACGTCAACTTTCGCGCGatccacctcaattcctttactggacacccggggccccaagactatgccctcttgtaccatgaaatgacacttctcccaattaagaaccaggTTGGTCTCAATACACCGCTTCAACACACGAGTCAGATTTAtaaggcactcatcaaatgagttccccaccactgagaaatcatccatgaatacctccattaTATTCTCTACCATGTcatgaatatggccatcatgcacctttggaatgtggtgggtgcattgcataggctgaAGGGCATCATCtgaaaggcataaatgccatataggcaagtgaaggaggtcttctctgtgtcctctggtgcaatggagatctgattgtaccccgagtaccCATCTTGAAAACAGAAGTGTAACCTCCCTACCAAtctgtctagcatctgatcaatgaagggaagtgggaagtggtctttccgggtggctagatttaagtttctgtagtccatgcaaattctccagcccgtAACGGTTCATGTTGAGATCATTTCATTGTTATTGTTTTTGATCagcgtcatgccacccttcttaggcacatattgcaccgggctaacccagttgttatcacttctttcttcaccacttccttcatgttggggttcagccttctttggtgtttcccggaaggtttgtgtccctcttccatcagaatcttatgcatacagTAGGCGGGGATGATCCCCTTAAtatctgccatggtccacccaatggtagtcttacactccttgagtacctgtAAGAattgttgtgcctgcacatctaacaaactagatgagataataataggTAATGTGGAGTCAGGTCCAAGGAACTCATACCTAAGATGGGCGTGTAGTGGCTTCAATTCCAGCTTTGGCTATTCTTCAATGGATGGCTTGGCAGGAGGAGTTTCTCTATTTTccaagtgcaagggctcaaattcaagagttctatcccagaaccctctgCCCTCTAACGCCAATACCCATTCTGCTAGTTCTtctccattcacctcatctaaattcatAAGACATGCAGCAAGAGGGTCCTCAATAGTCAGCATCTCAACATCAGTTTCCACAATTAGATCCACGACATtaataagagagcaattggcaAATTCAGTTGGCCGCCGCATAGATTtttgcacattgaatgttatatGTTCATCattcaatctcatcttgagctccacagtctcacaatcaatgagagctctccaGTAGCTAAGAACAACCTTCCCAAAATTATGagaatttcttcatccaccttgcagtctaagatcacaaaatttgtagggaacacaaatttccttacctgaatcaacacatcatccagGATACCTGAGGGTCTTTTTACagtcctgtcagccagctgcaacaacatataggtgggtctagctcttctaATCCCCAACCTCTTATAAATCGCtaggggcataagatttatgtTAGCCCCTAAATCACAAAGTGCTTTGGCGAAAGCGAAGTTACTAATAGTGCAGGGAATTGTAAAGCTCCCTGGGTCAGATAGCTTCTCagcaattggtctagtcaccactaCACTGCAGATCTGAGTAAAAGTCAtcgtggccaagtcttggaaattgAATTTTGGGGACATTAAGTCCTTAATCGTTTTTTCATAACCAGgcatctctttcaaagcatctatcaatggaatatttacctggatttgtttcaacatctccaagaatttcttgtattgctcCTCTTTTTGGTACTTGGCCAACCTCTGAGGGAATGGTGCGGGAGGTCTCTTTTTCCCAATGATTTGGGATTGCTCTTTATCAGCTGCTACCTCAACTACTTGTTCCTGGgctgtctcagcttctttctcagtCTCAATCTAAATGTTATGTTCTTCCTGGGCAAGCTGGACTGACACCTTTGTTAGTTTCGTTGactcatctagctcaatgggcactgaTATGAGTGTCTCATCCTGTCTGctttctcgagccctctcttgctcCACATCCAAATCTCTGTCATTAcgtagactcactgccatcagctgTTTTGgcccttgatcttttggatttatttgGGTGTCTGCAGGTAATGTCCTATGAGGACGATTGTTTAGAGACATCGAAATCTGGCCCATCTGTACTTCAATATTCTTGAAAGCTgaatcatgtgcatctactctttcactGATTTTTGCATTAGACCTAATAatctgttgtatcattgcctcaagtctagcaaacccatcttcctgtcATCCATCATGCTGCTGCTGAGGAAGATGATACCCCTGCTGCTGATTTTGATTGTTATATCCCTGTGGCCTTgggtaaggtgccatattgttaggaggtctcatacctcccatgttttcATTGTTGAACTGTGGCTGAACTGGCCTGTACGGCTGATTTTActggccccaattctgaccaccttgtctctggcctccataattagacatataattcatgtcttcagggtagtgatgatgatcatgttctgcattccactggttaccaattggctgactaatgcaagatgtgcacaagccaccattggtagtatctacgatgtgtacctactgcttctgccctgactcttccacctttttggtgagtatactcatctgtgtcaataaggtggccatattttcagccatagagttggatggatctaagggcactgagtggaccactggagtgataggtgcattcctggttgtccatcctgaattctgtgccatcttgtcaagtagactctggccttctctccatgttttgctaaaaaatgctccaccagcagaagcatcaacattacccttcactctatctgacaatcccatgtaaaaccACTGCCCCAATATCAGATCCGGAATACCATGGTGCGGACAAATAACCATCATCCCTTTGAATCGTtcccatgtttcatgcagtgtctccattggtctctattttaaactcaaaatttcatcaatttgttgagcaatcttgttgggtgggtggaaattgttcacgaattgcttgactaactcctcccaagttgttATGGAATTAATGGGGAGTAAGTTTAGCCAGGTttgggcagctcctgtcactgagaagGGAAATAATAACAACTTGATTGCTTCCAGAGTTATGTTGGGCTGCCTTTGGGTTTTGCAGATTGACAGaaaattcttcaagtgttgttgaggatcttcgacttgtaaccccgaaaatagtcccttgttttgcaacaagtgcaacatGTTATTCATGATTTGAAATGATTCAGCATATATCTGCGGGACTAAAATTGATGTGGCCAAATTTTCagttgtgggttgtgcccagtcatagagagcagcctctggcacaagaggtgccactggcGCTATTGGTACTACTGGGTCTTCTTCGTGATTTCCCATGTCTGGTTCGAATTGTTCAGTTATTTGTTGTTGGTTGTTTTTTCGGTTtgcccgattcaaggccttgaaaactctctcgggatctgataatgcttcaaatatttcaccagttctcgatgcgtttctaggcatgcacctgtataACCAAGTCAAccaacgttaaaatttcaatgtataggTTGGGtgtagagaaaactgactacactcgGGTACTTCTTGGTTGGacgttttcttcacattattgactccaaaatACTCCGTAGTGCTTCCTCACTTAGATTATTCCCTGTGAAGCAAAAGAACaccatttagagcattttgttatcaattCGCCTATAAAATAACAATAAAGCATGGTAATATTAAGGTGTCAATATCATCTATATAGCTTAATATCAGTTACGCGCCGAACTTTGTCGCTACTAATTGGCATATATGAAAATATTAGTGCCCCCGTCGCGctcaaatcctgggtccgcctctgtctgatactaacttgtcacaacccaaaatctaaccatggtcgtgatggcacctatcgtgttacaaggcaacctatttccaaaatattactattaattatatttagagttgatttagtttatgagaaTTTAAATGATGGTATTGTTTTATTAAATCCTTAAAATATTTTGGgaataggcttgccttgtaacacgataggcgtcattacgaccatggttagattttgaGTCGTGACATGCATACACATTTAACTTCTCTAAAATACGCCTAACAATAAATGCATGTATAGTAAATATAAGGAATTTTTGGTCTTCAATCCCTAAATTTTTCTCTTGCGTTTTCTTACAACTCTACTGACAAGCAATCGGGAGCTCACTTTTGCAACCATGACTTCTCAAATTCTAATATATTTtcggtaaaaatagcacggtctagccagtttttggactggtaattcaaaaatagccagagtTTATCAAGTCAATAaatactattttgctgcaacacaaaccggtccagcataatatactggagttcggtgcacctgtgtatgaacttccagcatattatgttggaccagtatactttgctggatccaatataatatactggagactggagcaccggtactccaaactccagtatattatgctggagtatttttccggattttgaacagtgtttttgttcagatttatctttatatgaaaagtggctaaatttcgattacttttgaaactgagatatttttgaacgaccacttgtaaatctggctatttttttaatttttgtgccttttttttttgaaaaacaaatcaGATTACGGTGtacatatttttttttgcttttagaTTTTAATTATAATATCCAATAATTACaagtatttgattttatctggaAAGAATTCAACATTTTTTCTTTGGCGTTTACAGGATATTTCTCTCCCACCATTGAAGGTTGGAGAGCTCTTCTTACGATGCACTATTTAGGATGCGTTACTCATTGAAAAGtttttccaaaattttatttAATCAAAATTCTGTTTGATGCTTTACTCACAGATTTTGAGCTCTCTTTTGATGCATCTAAAGGCTACAAGAAGAATGAGGAGGAAAAAGGAACAGAAATATAGAATTGGGCGGGCTTGTTGGAGTTCAATGGGGGAGCAAAATGGGAGAGATGGAATTTAGGGATTAAAGACCAAAAAGTCCTTATATTAAATATGGTAGCATGTATTTTTAGGGGTACTTTGGAGAAGCTAAATGTGTATACAATGCTAACCTACTACAATTTTGGAGAAAAATTTAGGGATTGAAGACCAAAAAGTCCTTATATTTAATATGCAGGTATTTATTGTTAGGGGTATTTTAGAGAAGTCAAATATGTATACAATGCTAACCTACTACAACTAgcaaaactatatatatatatatatatatacacacacacactatatTACATCTGCTAATTACCAAAATGAACTGAATTTTCTTACAATTCATATATATTCCCCCTAAAAGACTCTCAATGGCTCAATCCTCAATACTATCTTAATTACCATCGTGATCAACGCTAATCTTTAAGGATTTCGGTTTAAAAAAGATTCTACAGAATTGCCTTTATCTATCTAAACTAGTAGACTTACCTGTGCTTCGCGCGAAGTTtaaaaaatatcaataaaattttaaaaaagaatttATCGAGTTAATAACAAATGTAGATATTATCCATCTTTTATGAGAAGGAGAATCACcaataaataaaatatgtttgGTTTAATTCATAAATTTAGTTTATTTGTAGCAAATAATTAAAATGATGTATAGTTAATTGTATATTATCAATGAATATTACTTAAGTTTTATCTAATTAAGAAATTCCAAGACCAagaaaaataaaacctaaaataaaaataaaagttcgcATAGATTCTTAAAGCTACAAATtacacaaataaaataaaataaattattgttAGTTGTATATTGAGAAGCTAAAAATTTCTATGAGAAAAAATGTGCTTTTTGATAAAAGATCAATAGGAAGACCTTCTCCTCTTAGTTTGCAACATATGTTAAAAAATTTTATTTCATTAATTTATTGTATTATTCTGGTAGTTAAAGCATGATCTTATGTGATACATTTAATTGAGTAACTGCAATATTAAATTAAAGATAATGTTACACTTTAAAGAATAAAATTCACCAAGCATTCACATGAacaattaattttttaataaaaaaatctctcaaaataacacacttaataaaataagaataaaaactAATTGTGTGTAAATCCTAACATTAGAATAATGAGTATTGTTTGTAACTTGATTAGGAACTTCACTAAGTTTTCAATCATCGATAGTATATCccgaaaataaaaatatattattttataaagttAATAACTAGTTGTCTAGTGATTTTTAAACTACCGAAAGCCTACCCCATTCATATTGTTAAATTTTTAATCGGTAATAACCTATTATTACATGTGATTTCTTAATTAATTAGATTACATTGTATGTTAACTTAAAGTTATCTACAAATTGTCAATGTCATAGATTAATGCCTAATTCAAAAAAGTTCATTGGAAAAAAAATAGAGGCAAAAGAATTatgaagaaatagaaaaatatatttataaaataaatCTATATATAATAGGAAAATAAAAACACATTAGAATCTCACTTCGA
The Nicotiana sylvestris chromosome 11, ASM39365v2, whole genome shotgun sequence DNA segment above includes these coding regions:
- the LOC138880796 gene encoding uncharacterized protein, with translation MIQQIIRSNAKISERVDAHDSAFKNIEVQMGQISMSLNNRPHRTLPADTQINPKDQGPKQLMAVSLRNDRDLDVEQERARESRQDETLISVPIELDESTKLTKEQVVEVAADKEQSQIIGKKRPPAPFPQRLAKYQKEEQYKKFLEMLKQIQVNIPLIDALKEMPGYEKTIKDLMSPKFNFQDLATMTFTQICSVVVTRPIAEKLSDPGSFTIPCTISNFAFAKALCDLGANINLMPLAIYKRLGIRRARPTYMLLQLADRTVKRPSGILDDVLIQVVLSYWRALIDCETVELKMRLNDEHITFNVQKSMRRPTEFANCSLINVVDLIVETDVEMLTIEDPLAACLMNLDEVNGEELAEWVLALEGRGFWDRTLEFEPLHLENRETPPAKPSIEE